Part of the Cyanobacterium stanieri LEGE 03274 genome is shown below.
GTGATTTGACCAGTTTTATTCGGATGGAGGAAGGAACAGTGCGTAGTTTAAATTTATCTGTTAGTGTGTCGGTGGTGTTATTTGAAACCCGTCGTCAATTGAAAAAATGAGGTTAGGGAGATAATATTTTGCTGTCTCAATTTCTAACGTCATTTAATTATATTTCAGACAATAATCAAGCAATGCTAAAGATTAAGAGAGCAACCTATTTGGGGCTTTTTTAAGCAAAATTGCACATTTACTGATAGATTAAGTTAAAATTTACCTTTAACATTTTTTTTAGATTCAATGACTTTGATGGTGACTTGACAGTAATTTTTTTATTTCTGTTTGTAGTTTTCTGTCTATTATTTTGATTAGTATTAAGTAACAGGAACAAAACGATGAATTTTCAACAGACATCTAACCATGTTTATAAGGGAGCATTTGCGATCGCCCTTGGAATCATTGCCATACCAGAATCAGCATCAGCGGTAGTTATCAATGAATCATCCATAAACAGCCCTACTTTGCTAGTGAGCAACCCCGAACAAATCGCCTCCTTAAACCCCAATCAGGGGGAATTGAACCAAAACAGCGAAACATTAGAGAAAACAGAATTCGACATTGCCAGTAACCGTAGATTAAGACAACTACTTAGTGCCAATGATCAACCTGAATTGTCTGCGGTGTTTCAACTAGAGAATCAAGACACAGAAAATATCATCAGCGCCCAAGAAATTAGCACCTATCAAAATAACCCAGAAACCAATAATTCCTCACTAAACTTCACACCCACCCAAGAAACCACCATCGCCCAATCCCAACCCATTCCCATTGCCGTAGAAAACGTTAACCAAGATGTTAACCAAGGGATTCCCATTCAAGTAGTTCCCGCCGTGGAAAATAACTCAGAAAACTTCTCTCAAAATCAACCCGTTTTAATTCCTACCCAAACAGAATTTAGCTTTGAAAATAATACCCCTACACAAGACTTTCAAAGCAACAACCCCAATACCTTCAATGACAATTCTTCTACCTCTGGGGAAGACTTTACCCAAGCCTACGAGCCTGAATATAGAGAAACCGCAGTAGTACCCATTGAGGTGCAAAGTTTTACCCCCAATAATCAACCCACCCTCATCAGTAATCAAGAAACATTTGATTTTAACGTTAGGGAATTAAATAACAATGATCCTACCCAAGTAACGCCTCCCCGAGAAGTGGCATCAATTCCCATTCAGATAGATTTTTATAACCCTGCCAATATGCCGCCCCCGGCTAATATTGATTCCCCTGATATTCCCCCTCAACTTAATTCCCCTGAGCAGTTTTTGCCCGAAACCGAACGACCCTTTAACGGTTATATTTGGCCGGCTAAGGGGGTGTTTACCTCTGGGTATGGCCCTCGTTGGGGTAGGATGCACCGAGGAATAGATATTGCAGGGCCTGTCGGTACTCCCATTGTGGCGGCCGCTGATGGAGAGGTGATTACCTCTGGTTGGAGTACAGGGGGTTATGGTAATTGGGTTCGTATTAGACATAATGATGGTTCTATTACCCTTTATGCACACCATAGCCGTAACCATGTGCGCCGTGGACAGAGGGTAAGACAAGGGCAGTTAATCGCTGATATGGGTAGTACGGGTTTTAGCACGGGGCCCCATCTTCATTTTGAGATTCATCGTGGAGGAAGGGCGGTTAATCCTATGAGTCATTTGGCAAGAAGATAGTTTCTTTTTTGGCGTTGCTGATTTTAGGTATAATTTTTCGTTGAGAAAGGGAACAGTTGTAATATTTAGGGGTCTTAGTTTCTTGTGTCGTTCAACTATATTTCATACCATAATTAAGCAATGCCATTTTTTTTTAAAGTAATCCCTTAGTCATGGGGGGTTACAATGGGGCTATCTTGTTTTTAGTTTTTGTTGTTCAATGAGTTATGGTTCATATTCACTGCATCAATCCTCAATGTAATGCTACTAATTCGCTGGGTGATGGTATTTGTGGGGAGTGTAATAGTCCAACGGTTAGGCGTTATTTGTGGGTGATGGGTGGAGAGGTTCAAGGTTTTGAGGGACAGACTTTGATTGACGATCGCTTTTATGTGATTAATGATCATGTTGTTTTAGATACTAAGCCTCAAAAAGTCCCTAGTTTTCCTGATCATGTTCCCTCGAGTATTGTTCCTTATCAGCGTCTTTTTCCTCAACGATTGCATGTACCTCAAGTTTATGGTGCGATCGCCACGGCAAACAGTGATTATATTTGGTTATTAGAACATCAAACCATTCCCCTTGATGAGTCGGGGGAGTTAAATTATCCTCAAATTTTTCCTACCCTGAGTAGTTGTTGGGTTGAGGCTTCCCCCCTCAGACAGTTAAATTGGTTATGGCAAATGGTACAACTTTGGTACTACTTCAAAAAACAAAAGATTTTATCTAGCTTTTTGGCAAAGGATAACTTACGGGTAGATGGGGGCATTGTCAAGATAATGGAATTGACTACCGATGACCATTACAAGCCAACTTTACAAGACTTAGGCAACATATTAGAGCCTTTGATGGCCGATAGTGCCGATATTGTCCAAGAAATTATTACTAATATAGTCCTCTGTTTACAACAAAAACTAATTACCAGTACAGGAGAACTGATCAAAATTTTAGATCAAGCCCTCTTTATCCTCGGGGAAAATTATTATCAAAGAAAATATCACATCCTCACTAACACTGATGGGGGTAAAAAAAGAGGAAATAATGAAGATGCTTGTTACCCCCCTGCCTTAGAATTAAAAGAAAATGTCACGGGAATTAATACTTTAACCATTGTTTGTGATGGACTAGGGGGACAAAAAGGCGGTGAAATTGCCTCTAATTTAGCCATAGACACCCTCGGGAAAGAATTAAACCAAATTTATCAAAAACAACTCAAAGACACCCTTTATAGCCAAAATTGGACTCCTTTAATTGATAAAGAAAAGATTCTCAAGGCCATATCAACTGCTAATGATCAAATTGCGGAAATTAATAATGAGCAGGGAAGTAAGGATCGGGATAGAATGGGAACAACGGTAGTGTTGACCTTAGCTTTGGATCATGAAGTATATTTAGGTCATGTGGGGGATTCTCGTATTTATTTAGTTACTTCTGGGGGTTGTCATCAATTAACGGTGGATGATGATTTGGCATCGAGGGAGGTGCGTTTAGGTTATAGTTTTTATCGGGAGATGACTAATAATCCTCAAGCTGGGGCTTTAATTCAGGCTTTGGGTACGGATTATGCGAAGAATATTCGTCCTCATATTAAACGTATTATTCCCGATGAGGATTGTATATTGTTGTTATGCTCTGATGGTTTATCGGATTTTGAAAGGGTTGAGCAATATTGGCGTAGGGAAATTTTACCGATTTTGTCGGGGGGGTTGTCTTTATCTGAAAGTGTTGCCCGTTTGATGGATATTGCTTTGACGAAAAATGGTCATGATAATGTAACTGTTGGTTTAGTGTATTGTCAGATAGGGAGGGTGGATGCACCAAAACAGAGGCAATTATCTTGGGCGAGTTTGGGGGCGGTTTTGCCTGATTTACCTCAGCCTGATTTATCGGCGGTGACGGTGGTTAGGAAGAATAATTTTTTTGAGCGTTATAAGTTTGGGATTGCTATTTTGTTGGTGATGGTGGGTATTGTTTTGGGGGTGGTTTATCATCAGTGGAAGTCTAACGAAAGTCCTTCTAATTCTTCTTCTCGGGTTTGGCTATATGATGGATAGGGGCGGTGATTGGTTACGGGGGGAGTTAAATAATATTTGGGGATATGATGATTTTCGTTATCCTCAACGACAGGTGATTGAGTCTTTTTTGGCAAAACGAGATTGTTTGGTGGTGATGCCTACGGGGGCGGGAAAGTCCATTTGTTTTCAGTTACCTGCTTTGGTTTCTGAGGGTTTAACTTTGGTGGTTTCTCCTCTGATTGCTTTGATGGAAAATCAGGTTGGGGAGTTGAAGCATAAGGGGTGGGCGGTGGATTTTTTACATGG
Proteins encoded:
- a CDS encoding PP2C family protein-serine/threonine phosphatase, producing the protein MVHIHCINPQCNATNSLGDGICGECNSPTVRRYLWVMGGEVQGFEGQTLIDDRFYVINDHVVLDTKPQKVPSFPDHVPSSIVPYQRLFPQRLHVPQVYGAIATANSDYIWLLEHQTIPLDESGELNYPQIFPTLSSCWVEASPLRQLNWLWQMVQLWYYFKKQKILSSFLAKDNLRVDGGIVKIMELTTDDHYKPTLQDLGNILEPLMADSADIVQEIITNIVLCLQQKLITSTGELIKILDQALFILGENYYQRKYHILTNTDGGKKRGNNEDACYPPALELKENVTGINTLTIVCDGLGGQKGGEIASNLAIDTLGKELNQIYQKQLKDTLYSQNWTPLIDKEKILKAISTANDQIAEINNEQGSKDRDRMGTTVVLTLALDHEVYLGHVGDSRIYLVTSGGCHQLTVDDDLASREVRLGYSFYREMTNNPQAGALIQALGTDYAKNIRPHIKRIIPDEDCILLLCSDGLSDFERVEQYWRREILPILSGGLSLSESVARLMDIALTKNGHDNVTVGLVYCQIGRVDAPKQRQLSWASLGAVLPDLPQPDLSAVTVVRKNNFFERYKFGIAILLVMVGIVLGVVYHQWKSNESPSNSSSRVWLYDG